CTTAAAATCACGCCATCTGGCTGCTCTTGGCACAGCTGTTCCACTATCGCTTGTAAATATTTCGCCGGTTGGATCTGTTGATAAAATTCGTCTGCCGTTGGCATTAAGTGACAATCAGTAATTTGTGCTAGCCGATACTGTGACTGCGGTGGAAAAACATAATCCATCAATGACTAATCCCAAGCTTGTTGTACTTTAGCTAAATTTAGTGCCAGCCATTGTAGCGCAATTACCGTTGCCGCATTGTCGATTTTTTGTTCGGCTAATAACTGTAATGCTTTTGCCCGCGACATAACATGCACCTTAATATCTTCATGTTCTTGGGCTAAACCAAAAATACCGCTTTCGACTGGGCTAGTTAATTTACCCATATACAGCTGAATTCGTTCGGTTGTGCCACCTGGGCTAGATAAGTAATTTAACATCGGTAATAGTTCAGTTATAACAATACCGGCCTCTTCTTCTGCTTCGCGAATAGCAACTTGTTCTGCCGTTTCATTAGTGTCTATCATACCTGCTATAATTTCCAGTAGCCAAGGGCTGGCACTTGAGCTAGCCGCACCCACCCGAATTTGCTCAATTAATACCACTTCATCGGTGATCGGGTTGTAGGGTAATACGGCTGCAGCATGACCACGTTCGAAAATTTCGCGCTGCATTGGCTCGCTCCAGCCACCCGCAAATAAACGATGGCGCAAAGTGTACTGCTCAATGCGAAAGAAACCTTGAAAAACCGTGCTTTTATCGAGTATTTCCAGATCTTTGCTGCTAAATGACGGATACTGTACAGCATTGTAATTTGACATAACGATACTCACATTCTGTTACACTCTTAAGCGTAACTTTACGGTTTAATGATTACTTAGTTTACCGTATAAGAGTATCATTTGCGCAGTATCCATTTATCTGGCCAGGAATTGGTAAATATGAATAAAACCTTATTAAGTACTTTATTAGCCTCTACGTTAGGCTTACTTAGTTGGCAGACTTTTGCTGCTGATGACCTACAAGACATTTATCAGTTAGCCACTCAAAAAGATCCTATTGTTTTGCGCTCTGCCGCCTCCCGTGACCGCGCTGCGGCAAGCATTGACGTGTCTCGCGCGGCTTTATTGCCAAATGTGACGGGTAGCGCAGGCTATGGTCGTCGTGATGTTGATGGTTTTGGTTTTGATGGCCCTAATACGTTATCTGCAGGCGTTACGTTAAACCAAAGTTTATTTAACTGGGCAGATTGGGGTCGATTAGATCGTGCTGAAAAAGTCGCACTACAATTCCAAACGGCTTATGACAGTGAAGTGCAAAACTTAATTGTCCGGGCTACCAGTGCTTACTTTCAAGTATTAGGCGCTGCAGATGATTTAGGCTTTGCCGAAGCAGAAAAACGTTCAATTGAACGCCAATTAGAACAAACCAAACAACGCTTTGCCGTTGGTTTAACTGCCATTACCGATGTCCATGAAGCCCAAGCGCAATTTGATAGCGCAGTGGCACGGGAAATTATTGCCCAATACGAATTAGAAAATGCCCGAGAATTTCTACGTGAAATAACAGGACAGTATCACCAAGAATTAGCCGAACTTAACACTGATAAATTTGCACCAGGTCGGCCAAGCCCTGAAAAAGTGCAAGATTGGGTAGGCTTAGCTCAAGATAATAATTTAGTGTTAAAAAGCCAACGGGTGTTATTAGATATTGCTAATCAAGATATTGATTTAGCCAAAGCCGGTCATTATCCAACCTTAAATTTACAAGCTACCCTAGGTGTAGCTAAAGCTTCAGGTTTTGATCGGGCAGACGATAGCTCGCTAGGCATCAACTTAGCAGTGCCAATTTATAGCGGTGGTGGTGTTGAAGCCGGTGTTGCAGTAGCTCAATCTAATTATGTTGAAGTAAGCCAAACCTTAGAATTAAATCATCGCGCAGTGATGCGTCAAGTGCGCAGCTCGTTCAATGGTGTCAATGCCCAGATTTCATCGATACGCGCCTTAGAGCAAGCCGTTGTTTCAGCTGAAAGTGCATTAAACGCGACTGAAGCCGGTTTTGAAGTAGGTACTCGTACTATTGTTGACGTGTTATTAAGCACGCGTAATTTGTTCGAGGCAAAACGTAACTTAGCCAGTGCGCGCTACACTTACATTTTATCGATGATGCAGTTAAAGCAAGCTGCTGGTAATTTGTCAGAGCAAGATTTATTAGCCGTTAACCAAGCGCTAACCAATCAATAATCAGCTATAAAAGTGAGCTTCAGGGCATTATCTCTGAAGCTCATACCAGTTTAGCCTGTTGTCCTGCCGTTTTTTCGATACAATACCGCTTTATTTATTACTGAGGTCATGCTGTGATTAACGCCCCTCAATTTAGCTGGCGCTTCTTATTACCCAAATATTGGCTACTGTGGTTAGGCGCGGGTCTATTATGGTTAATTAGCTGGCTGCCCTATTCAGTCCTTATGTGGTTGGGTGCAGGTTTTGGCCGGTTATTATTGACACTGCTGAAATCCCGAAGCAAAGTTGCCTTACGCAATATTGAGTTGTGTTTCCCTGATATGCCCGCTGCCGAACAGCAGCAGTTGGTCCAGCAGAACTTTGTTGAAACCGGCCGAGCTTTATTTGATACCGTTATTGGTTGGTGGTGGCCCAATTGGCGCATCCGAAAATTAGCCCATTTTTATGGTTATGAACATATTCAAGCTGCTATCGCCCAAGGCAAAGGCGTACTGTTATTAGCGCCACATGTATTACATTTAGAAGCAGCCTGTCGTGCCTTTGGTTTAACCCATCCAAGTGTTGGTTTTTATCGGCCGAACAATAATCCGCTATTAGATTATCTGCAATATCACGGTCGCAGTCGCGCCAATAAATATATGATTGGTAAGCGTGATGTTAAAGGCCTTATTGCCGCCTTAAACCAAGGCGAAGTATGCTTTTATTTACCTGATCAAGATTACGGCCGTAATCGAGCTGAATTTGTACCGTTTTTTGCTGTAAAAGAAACCGCGACCACAACCGGCACCCTACTGTTTGCTAATGCCGCTAATTGCGTGGTACTACCGGTTATTCCTAGTCGCTTAGCTAATAATAAAGGTTATGAAATTCGCATTTTACCGGCATTACAGCCATTTCCTTCTGGTGACAATAAAGCAGATGTTACAGTTGTAAATCAATGGGTTGAAAAAGTGGTGCAACAAAATCCAGAGCAATATATGTGGTTACATCGCCGTTTTAAAACTCGACCTAACCCTGATGATGCTTCATTATATAAATAACAGCTTAACGTAAAAAGCAGTTAAATTTATCGCCGTTTTCATAGCAGCGACAGTAGTGCTAGTCGTTATCGTTGTGATAATAGAATGAGTTGTGATAATAGAGTGCGTTGTAATAATAACGTTAGTCGCAATAGTAGCAATAGTAGCGAATACAGGTGTGACAATACTTACAGTCGCACGATAAGGGAGTAACACATGTGGTTTTGGATCCGAAACATCATACTATTGTTAATACTCGGTAGTGTGGGTTATGTGTTACTAGCACGCCCTGATATCCTGGTGTTGTCTAACAGAACCAATAAAGCAGCTGAAGGCCTAAGTAATTTTTATAGCAGTATTCGCAGTTCTATTAGCGATAGCGCCGGTAAGATTTCGGATTTTAGGCTAGTCCTACCCGACACTAGTGAAGATTTAACCGATAAATTACAACAACGTACAGCAATAGTCACACCGCTTGAAGTCATATGGCGCGGCCAAGTGTCTGACCGCCGTTTTCGTGAAGGCGAAACCTTAAAAACCGCTTAACAGACTATGCACAGCAGCAAGGCATACAACTTTACTGGACTTTACCGCGTGATTACATCGTAAAACATTATTTTCAAACTGATACCAGCTTAATAGGTACTGTTTATGAAATAAGCCAAGCCATTGCCCCCGACTTTGCTTCGCCCGTACTAGCTTACTTTTGTCCCCAACAAAGAGCTGCCATTATTACTGATAAAGCAAACAGTTATATTCAGCAGCACTGTATACCGGCGCAAAGAGACCCCGTAACGCTATAATTCATCATCTATAACGGCTAATCACTAAATAGCTGTTGCCAAATAACAGCAACTTGCTGCTGGGCTTGCTCTGCTGCCTCTGCCAACGGTAGTGTGGCCGGCATTAATGTTTGCCGATGCCCCACTCCACGTAACAATTGATACGCTTGCTGCAGCGCCTCAACTTGATCGTTAGGTAATAAACCTACAGCAGCAACGGCATCTAAAATACGGATATTGTCGCTATAGCGATATAATTCTGGATAACGAGCTGCATAGGCTAAAACTAAATATTGGCTAATAAATTCTAAATCGATAATGCCACCGATACTGTGCTTTAAATCAAGTATTTCAGCGCCGTGATGTTGGCGTAATTTCTGCCGCATTTGCTGCACATCGGTACTTAATTCAGCAATATCTCTTGGTAGGGTTAAAATTTCCTGACGAATTTGGCTAAACTTTTCAGTTAAATTACCACTAGAATAAACCACGCGTGCCCGAACTAAAGCTTGATGCTCCCAGGTCCAAGCTTCACGCAATAAGTATTCGCCATAAGTATCAATATGAATAGCTAATAACCCTGAGTTACCGGATGGCCGCAACCGGGTGTCGATATCATAGAGCACGCCGCTATTAGTCCGAGTGGTGCATAAATGCAGTACCCGTTGGATTAATTTTAAATAAAATTGGCGTGAATCTATTTGCCGCTCACCACTAGTGGCCGTTTGACTAGAACATTGATGAACAAACACTAAATCTAAATCAGAGCCATAACCCAGTTCTATGCCACCAAGTTTACCGTAAGCAATGACCGCTAAACCTTTTTCCAGCGCATTAAAGCCTTCTGGCTCGCCATAACGGGCAGCCATTTGCTGCCACGCCATATCTACTACTTGTTCCAGCATCACTTCGGCTAACCAAGTTAAGTGATCACTAACTTGCATTAACGGCAATACACCGCGTATATCGGCAGCGGCGATACGCAGTTGCTGCGTCTGTTTATATTGACGCAAAGTTTCCATTAATAACTCAAGATCATCCGTAGGCACTCGGAGTAATTGCTGGCGCAAACGATCGGCATAATCTTGTTTTGTCGACACTTGATATAATTGAGCCGGATCAATTAACTCATCTAGCAACATCGGGAAGCGCGATAAATGCCGAGCTAGCCAACCACTTTCTGTGCACAGCGTGACTAACTGTTGCAAGGCCGCCAAGTTTTCATACAGTAATTCTAAATAAGCGGTACGAGTAACAATTTGTTTAAATACCACTAATACTTGCTCTAATACTACCGGTGCAGATTGTTGCTGTTGCAACATAAATAATAAATGCGGCATTAGCTTGGCTAAAAACTGCCGACCGCGAACGCCTAAACTACGCTTTTGGCAATCATGTTTAAATTGCTGCAATAACACTATTGTTTGCTTGGCTTCATCCGGCTCAAGCCAGTCTATTAATTCAGCTAGTTCATCAACGTTTTGATCGCTATCCCACAATAAACGGCCAAGCGTAATATCCTGCTCTTCCACGTCTTCTTCGATATCGATGACTTGGCGAAATTGTTGGTGCACGCGTTGCATCGCTTGCTCAATATCAGCCGTTAGCGTAGGCCAGTCAGTTATAGACAACGAGGTTAGCAATTGCTGTTGGCTTGCAGCATCTTGCGGCAAGGTTTGGGTTTGTTGGTCATTAATACCTTGCAGCGCTTGTTCTACTTTGCGCAACAATAAATAATCAGCCTTTAATTCTGCAGCATCTTGCTCTGTAAGAATGTCTTCGCTGACTAAATAACCTAATGCCTGCAATAACGAGGTTTGCTGCAGTGCTGGGATCCGGCCCCCCCGAATTAATTGTAAAGTTTGCACCACAAATTCAACTTCGCGGATACCGCCGACACCCAACTTAATATTATCTTTTCGATTTAAACGTCGGTTTTCTTGTTCAATTTGTTGCTTCATTCGGCGCAAAGATTCAATAGCTGAAAAATCAATATAGCGCCGATAAATAAACGGTCGTAACAATTTCTGCAGTTCTGGGGTGTAGCGCGTGTCAGCATTAATCACCCGCGCCTTGAGCATAGCGTAACGCTCCCATTCTCGGCCTTGCTCTTGATAATAATCTTCCATGGCGGCAAAACTCAGAACTAAGGGACCGCTATCGCCAAACGGGCGTAAACGCATATCTACCCGGTAGACAAAGCCATCGGCGGTAACTTGATGCAAAGCCGCTATTAGCTTTTGGCCTAGTTTGGTAAAAAATTGTTGGTTTTCGATACTGCGCCGGCCACCTATAGTGTCGCCGTGATGCGGATAAGTAAAAATAAGATCAATATCAGATGAGAAATTAAGCTCTTTACCGCCTAACTTGCCCATACCCAGTATCAACAGCGGTAATTTATTACCCTTGCTATCTTGCGGTGTGCCCCACTGCAATTCTAATTGCTGATACGCCCAATGATAAGCGCTGTTAATTAAATTATCTGCTAAGCTAGAAACTTGCACTAAGCTATCGCTAATACTTTGTAATTGTAAAATGTCGGCAGCTAAAATAGCACTTAACATAGCATTACGTTGTTGGCGTAACTGCTTAAATACCCCGGCATCATCGGTTGCGGTTAACTGTATCGATTTAACGCCATGCTCAATAAACTGGGTTAAGCTATCTGGCTGGGTTAACACCGCTAAAAGCTCGGCTTGGTGCTGCAGTGTTTGCTCGATAAAGCTGCTAGCGGCAATGAGCTTGTTAAAGCGCGCTAAAGCTTGAGTTGTTAAATCTACCGGCTCAACCTTTGCGCTATCCGTCGTACTATCAGCCATAGTTAGCTCCGTTTAGGTCGTTGCAAACAGATATTCACTGACCGCAAGTAGCAGTAAATTATATTGCTCACTTGCCAACACTTGCCCATCGTCTTTCACCATTTCTGCTAGCGCCATAGCCACATCATGCCATTGCTGTAGCGCTTCAATATGATGTACTGCGCCGGCTAGAGCCGTTAATGCTTGGCTACAAAATTGCAATGCTGGCGTTGATTGCTGCTGTAAAAAGCAGGTTTCAGCTTGTTGTAACGCGGTAACTTGCTGCAATAAGTTTTTACCAATATCAGCCGGTAAATTAAGTTGTTGGCCGTTAAATAATTGATAACCCCGAGCAGCTTTGCTTAACCAACCCGTTCGCAATGGTAAATGTCTAATTAAGTGCCTTGCTAATACAAATAAATGCTTAGCATCACCCGATATTAGCTCTAGTTCAAGTTCAGATATTGGCTGAGTTTTATCAGCCACAATGACCTGACCTAAATCGTACACCAGCTCAATTTCAGTACCGTCTTCTAATTGCAGCAACCAACGTTTACGGTTGAAATCGGTGCGAAATAATTCAATTAAATTCTGTTGTAGTTGGCTTAAATCAGTCTGTTCTGGCCAAATCTTTGCTGGAAAAGCGGCTAGTTGCGGGATAACACCATCACAAGACACATTATATTCTGGGCGCATTTGCAGCGCACCATGATGCTTTCCGGCTAATTTAATGGTTTGTTCAAACTGGCGGTTTTTCTCACGGCTGCGTAAACCAAAGTCATGCTGGCGAAACCAGTTGTCAGACGTATCAAAATAAGCATTAAGTAACTTGTTTTCATCTGTTTGTACTATTTTGGCTATTTGGCTCGCTAAAGCAGGTAATTGCTCAGCAGCATCAGACGAGATTAAAAATTTCAGTTCCAGTTCAGTTGTCATGCTTTACTCTATAAATAACTAACGGAAAATCACAGCAGACTTGAAGATTAGGCCTTGTCAAATACAGTACAACTGCCTATCATCGAAACCATCGGTCGCAAAACTGCCTTCGTAAATTAGCTCAGGATACCTATGTTCACATTAAATAAAAGCATCTTGCTGGTATTATTTTTACTGCCATTTTCTGTATTTTCACAGCAAACAACTAACAACCAAGCGAGTAAAGCGGCTTTTATTAGTGATGCATTATTTGTCTATTTACATTCAGGTCCCAGTAACAAATATCGAATTGTTGGCACCATAAACGCTGGAGAAAGTGTAACCTATATTTCGCAGGATGCTGAAACAGGTTATGCCCAAATTAAGTATGAAGATGATAAAACCGCATGGTTACCAAAAGAATATGTCAACTTCACCCCAGGCTTAGCTAGCCAATTAGAACAACTTAAAACCGACTATGCTGATCATGATGGAATTGTTTCTACATTACAGCAGCAGCGGAATGATTTAAGTAGTGAGCTAAATACAGCAATTTCAGAGCGCAATGCCGCGCTAGAACAATTAGAGCAAACCCAACAAACCTATAGCCTGTTAAAGCAACGCTTAGATGCTACCCAAACTTCAGTTTGGCAAAAGCCTATGGTACTGGGTTCATTAATTTTAGTGGTAGGCTTAATTTTCGGCTTAGTATTACCCATTATTGTACCTAAGCGTCGCAGTAAAGATCGCTGGATGTAATACTGCTACTAGCAGAACTAAGCTAACCAGCATCTAAGCTAAGCAGAATCTGCTAACTAGAACCCGCTACACTTTCTGCGGCGGGCTTTAGTGGCACACCTTGATCTTGTTTTACGGCTTCTATTACTACATAGGTATGAGTTTGAGCCACGCCGGGTAAATCAACGATGATGGCCAGCATGCTACGATACGCATCCATATTGGCTAATCTTAGTTTCAACAAATAATCAAAACCACCCGCCACCATATGGCATTCGGCAACTTGAGGTATTTTAACCACAGCGTCACGAAATTGATTAAACACATCACTGGTGGTTCTATCTAGTGTGACTTGAATAAACACGGCAGTGCCACAGCCCAGTTTGGCGGCATTTAAACGCGCACCATAACCATCAATGTAGCCTTCTTTTTCTAGCCGTTTTACCCGATCAATGCAGGGGCTAGCGCTTAAGTTTACTTTTTTGGCCAGCTCAACATTAGAAATTCTACCGTCGCGCTGTAAGGTTTCAAGTATGTTAAGATCAATCCGATCGAGTGCTTTAGTTTTCATTGCTATTGTCATTACCATCTAATATCTGGTTTTATAGTCGTTATACAGAATTATATAGCGTTTAACAGCAAAAATAACCACCCTATGCTGCGGACTTTTCAATAGAATGCCGCAATCTTACCCTATGTCAGGAAGCTTAGTACTATGATGTTTAATGGTTCCCTGGTTGCTACCCAACCGCTGCGTCAAACTATCCGTAATTATTACCGCGCCGATGAAGATGAAGTGCTAAATTTTTTACTACCTATCGCTAATATTGGTGTTAATGCCCGCAGTAGAGCCTGGGAGCGTGCCCGCCAGCTAGTACTGAGTATTCGCCAAGCCCAAGTAGGTAAAGGTGGCGTCGATGCATTATTAAATGAATTCTCGTTATCGACCGAAGAAGGCTTAGTACTGATGTGCTTAGCCGAAGCTTTATTACGTGTGCCTGATAATATTACCGCTGACCGCCTAATCCGCGACAAATTAGCCAACGGTGATTGGGGCGCACATATTGGTAATAGTAAATCTATCTTCGTCAATATCTCTGCTTGGGGTTTATTGTTAACCGGTAAGTTAGTTAATTACAGTGATGAGCAGAAAAAGCAGCAGTTTAGTGTGCTTAAACGTACTTGTGGTCGCTTAGGTGAACCGGTTATTCGTCAAGCTGTACGTTATGCCATGCAAATTATGGGTGCGCAGTTTGTTATGGGCACTACCATTACTGCCGCACTTGAACGCGCTACAGAATTAGAAAGTAAAGGTTTTCGTTATTCATACGATATGCTAGGTGAAGGCGCACGGACCATGGCCGATGCTGATCGCTACTTTGCTAGCTATATGAATGCTATTGATACCATAGGTAAAGCCGCTAAAGGTCGTGGCCCGTTTAATAGCCCTGGCATCTCAGTTAAATTATCTGCTATTCATCCGCGCTATGAGTTCGCAAAACGCGAACGAGTGATGACAGAATTAGTACCTCGCTTAAAAGCCTTAGTCCTTGCTGCTAAAGCCTACGATATCAACTTTACTGTTGATGCTGAAGAAGCCGACCGCTTAGATTTATCCTTAGATATAATTGAAGCCGTATTTAGTGACCCCGATTTAGGTGAGTGGCAAGGCTTTGGCTTAGCCGTACAGGCTTATCAAAAACGCGGTTTCCACGTAATTGAATGGCTACGCGACTTAACCGTACGGGTTGGTCGTAAAATGATGGTTCGCTTAGTTAAAGGTGCGTACTGGGATAGCGAAATTAAAGTCTGCCAAGTCGAAGGTTTTGACGGTTTTCCGGTGTTTAGCCGTAAAGCGTCTACCGATGTGTCGTATCAAGCCTGTGCTAAAAAACTGTTAGAGTATCGCGATAGTATCTATCCGCAGTTTGCTACCCATAATGCTTACACTGTTGCCACGATTATGGAAATGACCAAAGACTATACCGGCTTTGAATTCCAATGCTTACACGGTATGGGCGATGCGTTATACGACACTATTGTTAATGAAGATAAAATTCCTTGCCGTATCTATGCCCCTGTTGGTGAACATGCCGACTTATTAGCCTATTTAGTGCGTCGTTTATTAGAAAATGGGGCTAACAGCTCATTTGTTAATAACATTATTGACGAAACCATACCGGTAGAATCACTACTGACCGATCCGGTAGAAATTGTTTCTGGCTGGCAACAAAAAACCAATCAGCTAATTCCACAGGCTGCCCATTTATATGGTGCAGAACGCCTAAACTCTAACGGTTTAGATCTAACCGACGCCGATGAAATTACTGCTGTTAAAGCGGCTATGGATCAATGGTTAACCTCTATTGAGAATTTGCCAGTACAAACTGATGCCACACCCGTAACAAACCCAGCGAATTTAGATGAGGTGATTGGTTATTTACAGTTCGCTGATGCAACCACCATGCAGCAGATTATCACTAATGCCGATGCCGCTTTTCAGCAATGGTCGCAAACAGATGTCACTGTAAGGGCAAATTTATTGCGCCGTATTGGCGACTCTTTAGAAACACACCGTGATGAACTATTAGCATTGTGTATTAAAGAGGCCGGCAAAACAGCATTAGATAGTATTGCTGAAGTTCGCGAAGCTATTGATTTTTGCCGTTATTATGCTGCCCGTGCTGAAGAGTTATTTGCAGAGCCACAGCAAGCGCGCGGCGTATTTTTATGTATTAGTCCGTGGAACTTCCCATTAGCCATTTTCTTAGGTCAAGTTGCCGCGGCTATAGTGGTGGGTAACACTGTTGTGGCTAAACCTGCCGAGCAAACCAGCTTAGTGGCAAAACGTACCTTAGAACTGATGCTTGAATGTGGCATGCCAGAACACGTGGTGCAACTTGTTATCGCTCCAGGTCGTGAAGTAGGTGAGCATATTGTGCCTGATCTGCGGATCCAAGGCGTTATGTTTACTGGCTCAACAGAAACCGGCTGCTGGATTGCCCGTAAATTAGCCGAGCGTGGTGGCGAACCCGTGCCTTTGATTGCTGAAACGGGCGGTCAAAACTGTATGATAGTTGACTCGACGGCTTTACCAGAGCAAGTGGTTGATGACGTTGTTTCTTCAGGCTTCCAAAGTGCCGGTCAACGTTGTTCAGCACTACGTGTATTGTTTTTACAAGAAGATGTAGCTGATAACATTATCACCATGCTTAAAGGTGCGATGGCCGAGTTAAAAG
The sequence above is drawn from the Rheinheimera salexigens genome and encodes:
- the putA gene encoding bifunctional proline dehydrogenase/L-glutamate gamma-semialdehyde dehydrogenase PutA; this encodes MMFNGSLVATQPLRQTIRNYYRADEDEVLNFLLPIANIGVNARSRAWERARQLVLSIRQAQVGKGGVDALLNEFSLSTEEGLVLMCLAEALLRVPDNITADRLIRDKLANGDWGAHIGNSKSIFVNISAWGLLLTGKLVNYSDEQKKQQFSVLKRTCGRLGEPVIRQAVRYAMQIMGAQFVMGTTITAALERATELESKGFRYSYDMLGEGARTMADADRYFASYMNAIDTIGKAAKGRGPFNSPGISVKLSAIHPRYEFAKRERVMTELVPRLKALVLAAKAYDINFTVDAEEADRLDLSLDIIEAVFSDPDLGEWQGFGLAVQAYQKRGFHVIEWLRDLTVRVGRKMMVRLVKGAYWDSEIKVCQVEGFDGFPVFSRKASTDVSYQACAKKLLEYRDSIYPQFATHNAYTVATIMEMTKDYTGFEFQCLHGMGDALYDTIVNEDKIPCRIYAPVGEHADLLAYLVRRLLENGANSSFVNNIIDETIPVESLLTDPVEIVSGWQQKTNQLIPQAAHLYGAERLNSNGLDLTDADEITAVKAAMDQWLTSIENLPVQTDATPVTNPANLDEVIGYLQFADATTMQQIITNADAAFQQWSQTDVTVRANLLRRIGDSLETHRDELLALCIKEAGKTALDSIAEVREAIDFCRYYAARAEELFAEPQQARGVFLCISPWNFPLAIFLGQVAAAIVVGNTVVAKPAEQTSLVAKRTLELMLECGMPEHVVQLVIAPGREVGEHIVPDLRIQGVMFTGSTETGCWIARKLAERGGEPVPLIAETGGQNCMIVDSTALPEQVVDDVVSSGFQSAGQRCSALRVLFLQEDVADNIITMLKGAMAELKVADPANLDTDLGPVIDAKAHDRLTNHVLYLNDKATLHYSCEIPAGNNHYFFAPHLYEISDLTVLEREVFGPVVHIIRFKAEDINKVIQQINATGYGLTMGVHSRIESFTNQITREIKAGNIYVNRNMIGAVVGVQPFGGRALSGTGPKAGGPLYLTRLVKDNDNTDCAELSDETRQRLLSETTSSAVAYAMPVAAIAQEQWAQIDINQRTSVLRQFLALLAANSVVSKNEPDLEQILTLAQKKLQRVERVLLKPTTLPGPTGESNQLVLDPRGTVALIRDETSSFQHWLLAIITALATGNAVITAVEEQDLLEAEACIKALVQAGMPLNLVSAVRIDCLTTLLAHVDLAGAMVEVSSAVKPLCAELLASREGAILPLITAPAGTRLLQRLVTEKTITINTTAAGGNATLMTMEENLA